The Methylomusa anaerophila genome has a segment encoding these proteins:
- a CDS encoding aspartate kinase codes for MALIVKKFGGSSVATPEKIRAVASRVLNEQKTGDKTIVVVSAMGDTTDDLVTLAKEITGTIDQIYNREMDMLLTTGEQVSIALLAMAFQKLGHPAVSFTGSQAGIATNEIHCKAKIIGIDPVKVFNELEAGKIVVVAGFQGLTDKGEITTLGRGGSDTTAVALAAVLKADHCEIYTDVDGIYSTDPRMVPSARRMKEITYNEMLEMARLGAGVMHPRSVELGKHYGIPIHVRSTFVQEPGTFIREEYTMEEKEFVIRGVTHDTNVAKIAILGVPDIPGIAYKIFSVLANSNIDVDMIVQSIRSSEKNIIDMVFTIAKSDVSQAKVIMDQLGKKMEFNGILIEENVAKVSVVGAGMLGNPGIAATTFGALAEAGINIGVISTSEISISCLIQEDKVKEAVNAIHARFFPK; via the coding sequence ATGGCACTAATTGTAAAAAAATTTGGCGGCAGTTCTGTGGCGACACCGGAAAAGATCAGAGCTGTGGCCAGTAGAGTATTAAACGAACAAAAAACCGGTGATAAAACTATAGTTGTGGTCTCAGCTATGGGAGATACTACAGATGATCTCGTAACTTTAGCCAAGGAGATTACTGGAACGATTGATCAGATATACAATCGGGAAATGGATATGCTGCTTACTACCGGCGAGCAGGTATCAATAGCCTTATTAGCCATGGCATTTCAGAAATTAGGACATCCTGCTGTTTCTTTTACCGGTTCTCAGGCGGGTATTGCGACTAATGAAATCCATTGTAAGGCAAAAATTATTGGCATCGATCCGGTAAAAGTATTTAACGAGCTGGAAGCTGGAAAGATTGTTGTAGTTGCTGGTTTTCAAGGACTTACAGATAAAGGCGAAATCACAACTTTGGGGCGTGGCGGTTCTGACACGACAGCAGTAGCTTTGGCTGCCGTCCTAAAAGCTGATCATTGCGAGATATATACGGATGTTGACGGAATTTATTCCACTGATCCGCGCATGGTGCCTTCGGCCAGGAGAATGAAAGAAATTACTTATAATGAAATGCTGGAGATGGCAAGATTAGGAGCGGGTGTAATGCATCCCCGGTCTGTAGAGCTGGGTAAGCATTATGGCATACCGATTCACGTTCGTTCCACATTTGTTCAGGAGCCAGGTACGTTTATTAGGGAGGAGTATACGATGGAAGAAAAAGAGTTCGTTATTCGCGGCGTTACCCATGATACTAATGTTGCAAAGATTGCCATCTTAGGGGTACCTGACATTCCGGGTATAGCTTATAAAATTTTTTCAGTCCTGGCAAATTCCAATATTGATGTTGATATGATTGTTCAAAGCATCCGCAGCTCCGAAAAAAATATTATTGATATGGTTTTCACGATTGCCAAAAGTGATGTTTCGCAAGCAAAGGTAATTATGGATCAGCTTGGCAAGAAAATGGAGTTTAATGGCATCCTCATTGAAGAAAATGTGGCCAAGGTTTCGGTGGTGGGCGCTGGTATGTTAGGTAACCCCGGTATTGCCGCAACTACTTTCGGAGCACTTGCAGAAGCTGGTATTAATATAGGAGTAATCAGTACATCGGAAATTAGTATATCTTGCCTGATTCAAGAGGACAAAGTAAAAGAAGCCGTCAATGCCATTCATGCCCGTTTTTTTCCGAAATAG
- a CDS encoding alpha/beta-type small acid-soluble spore protein, with protein MSRSNKPVNPAAQNGLDRLKEETAAELGLQNYNNTYKGALTSADNGRVGGQMVKKMIQAQEQQFAGSAGSATPNAGGTVTAKFDANQRP; from the coding sequence ATGTCACGAAGCAACAAACCTGTGAATCCAGCAGCGCAAAATGGCCTCGACCGGTTGAAAGAAGAAACGGCTGCCGAACTAGGTCTGCAGAACTATAACAACACCTATAAGGGAGCATTAACTTCCGCTGACAATGGTCGGGTAGGTGGCCAAATGGTTAAAAAAATGATTCAAGCCCAGGAACAACAATTTGCAGGGAGCGCAGGGAGCGCAACCCCGAATGCCGGTGGAACAGTGACGGCAAAATTTGATGCAAATCAAAGACCCTAA
- a CDS encoding aminotransferase class I/II-fold pyridoxal phosphate-dependent enzyme has translation MTNSFAATHAKGKLATDTIFGAGSAANQAVTRFGKDKVVNATIGVILDDNEMLVCLPTVEKVFRNLPITEVTNYAPIAGLPDFLEAAAALTFAENRPDAYINAVATAGGSGVIHHTIWNYSEIGDTLLTSDWYWDPYKVLCEDALRKIDTYSLFDENGKFNIKSFESKVNELLAKQNNLVIIINTPAHNPTGYNLTDSEWDQILDVVSAATRSKEKRIVLLVDIAYIDYAGDKNESRGFMKKFGNMPDDILVVLAFSMSKGYTMYGQRTGAMIGISKNKDVVKEFEDINQFTSRATWSNINRGCMKLLSTIYNDKAVLAQVEAERGTCYRMIQERAAVFMREAKAVNLFMLPYVAGFFLTIPAQKPNAVCDKLHEDNVYAVPLDKGVRIAVCAVPATKISGMAGKVVKALAAVEG, from the coding sequence ATGACAAATAGTTTTGCGGCTACCCATGCCAAAGGGAAATTAGCCACCGACACAATCTTTGGAGCGGGTTCTGCTGCCAATCAAGCTGTGACCAGGTTCGGTAAGGACAAGGTAGTTAATGCTACCATTGGTGTGATCTTGGATGACAATGAAATGCTTGTTTGTCTTCCTACTGTAGAAAAAGTCTTTCGTAATTTGCCTATAACCGAAGTCACTAATTATGCTCCTATTGCCGGCTTGCCGGATTTTTTGGAAGCCGCTGCCGCACTGACATTCGCCGAAAATCGTCCTGATGCCTATATAAACGCGGTTGCTACCGCCGGCGGATCAGGAGTAATTCATCATACGATTTGGAATTATTCCGAAATAGGTGATACTCTGCTCACGTCAGACTGGTACTGGGACCCCTATAAAGTGCTCTGTGAAGATGCTCTCCGAAAGATTGATACATATTCTTTATTTGATGAAAATGGGAAATTTAACATCAAATCTTTTGAAAGCAAAGTTAACGAGTTGTTGGCGAAACAGAACAATCTGGTGATTATCATAAATACTCCTGCTCACAACCCAACCGGCTACAACCTGACTGACAGTGAGTGGGATCAGATATTAGATGTTGTATCGGCCGCCACCCGGAGTAAAGAAAAACGAATTGTTCTTCTCGTGGATATTGCCTATATCGATTATGCCGGCGATAAAAATGAATCCCGCGGATTCATGAAAAAATTTGGTAACATGCCGGACGATATTTTGGTTGTACTGGCGTTCAGCATGTCTAAAGGATATACTATGTACGGCCAACGCACCGGGGCGATGATCGGCATATCCAAGAATAAAGATGTTGTTAAAGAGTTTGAGGATATAAACCAATTTACCAGTCGGGCAACCTGGTCCAATATAAACCGCGGGTGTATGAAACTATTATCCACTATTTACAATGACAAAGCTGTTTTGGCCCAGGTTGAGGCCGAAAGAGGCACCTGTTACCGGATGATACAAGAACGAGCCGCTGTCTTTATGCGTGAAGCTAAAGCCGTTAACCTGTTTATGCTCCCTTATGTTGCCGGGTTCTTTTTAACCATTCCGGCCCAAAAACCCAATGCTGTCTGTGACAAGTTGCACGAAGACAACGTTTACGCAGTTCCGTTGGATAAAGGCGTGCGTATTGCGGTATGCGCCGTTCCAGCAACCAAAATCAGCGGCATGGCCGGAAAAGTGGTAAAAGCTTTAGCGGCAGTCGAAGGATAG
- a CDS encoding heavy metal translocating P-type ATPase — translation MQSCLSVVEPVCLLPGRIRVSVSGLYRNPVFAKELTRQLSQTAGVKIVSASPLTGRTLVVFDESAISFPAIKREMEKIGRFFIPIPPLAPKQQCGHTTQAAAMPTADRVKNIAKGILSVPVIYAAATGGVLAALIGKRALLGVSPLARSQKIFNLAALTTIVAGYPVLKDGLSHLAKKKQINSDLIIFLATLILLAMRESLTGLSVLWIVHLSNLFQYVMQARSRASIEAILAGKQQSARVFVNGKSRLISAQNVKAGDVVVVHSGERISVDGRVSGGKATVTQAAVTGEYYPVAKRVGDDVFAGAMVEAGSIKIQTEKAGQDTAIYDVIRMVQRSGSLRASGLSGEVYSAKIVPWTIAIAVGIFLLTRDFNRSLAILLAGCPATVVLARQSALGTAVARAARHGIFVKDARHLETAGLADTVLFDKTGTLTSAKPQVAELVPCTKTMSAEDLLIMAASAEKATSHPLARMLVEEAKTRNLSLRPADENHLVVGRGVRATIDGKEILVGNEQFMVEEKIDMRQIKARAARMRHLGNSVLYVAVARKLAGIISISDTIRAESREAVENLRVVGIEQIGLLTGDTIHSAETVAKQLGLSEHWSGMLPEDKVNLVKDMKANGHRIMMVGDGVNDSPAMAAADTGVALGAGGTDWAIKSAGIVLSSDDPRKIAETIQISNHTMEIMRQNMSLAVGLNVIGIALAVSRFISPVTAAILQNISTVAVICNSARLLSGSTKSSLAEAKVFPIKSHYSSSKISKINNVNNSNNSNNVNNVNIVTEDAKNKSRRFESSPSGAMTTKQIDLQRFANDKPEMAVSKHKNNLVYFRSKCDAANYFPLVTNQAQVHDDHWHSMPLESVCERFETLPRIGLTGNESSRRRQIYGTNLLAEGEKESFWQLFKNQFKDFMVQVLLGAVGISFFLGKGKDALLTLAILMANAWLGAAQEKQAEKSMDALQKMTAPQARVIRDGCITKINAQDLVPGDILVLEAGDRIPADARLLTTIHFEAEEASLTGETVSAKKNYRFTGPAALTLGDRKNMVYMGTSVSRGRGTAVVVATGMNTEMGKIASLIQQHSNEATPLQRRLEELGRYLVYGCLAVSGIVFIAGLMRGLPLIQMLQTAASLAVAAIPEGLTAIVVIALAMGVKRMTKRNIIVRQLSSIETLGCASVICSDKTGTLTKNEMTVRSIYSGGRQWRISGEGYEPQGEFIQNGQTVDTNSITADESLARTLVAGALCNNAKLCQQVKHSRIVSLDDRRAGGWSMAGDPTEGALVVAAAKAGIWCHDLEKMYKREKEIPFEPERRMMSVVCSKMEKSAELEKESKILYTKGAPDTVLSACTHYLLPDGDIIPLGDEERERILRANEQMTGEALRVLATAFRPFSSDAEDNVENLEQGLVFCGLVGMIDPPRPEVLPAIAKCHRAGIKVVMITGDHPNTAKAIAKELGIFDSDNRIVLGREIDQMSDAELAAVTGNATVFARTSPHHKLKIVKAFKDKGFVVAMTGDGVNDAPAVKAADIGIAMGITGTDVTKEAASMTLADDNFATIVKAIEEGRSIYANIRKSIRYLVATNVGEVVMMLLAVLLGLPLPLLPLQLLWINLVGDGLPAVALVNDPPSKDIMNHPPRSADDSVLAGGLGRKVLTRGVLIGVASLGLYAWKLMSSGNVTVARTMVLAQLAISQFMHIFDCRMEKQAGKVGLLSNLPLVAAVALSMAMVIGAIHIPGLQPIFTTVPLYWTEWLLALGVAAFTSLLDIAAVRITEKAIPDSSKPIVPCVPAPMPSV, via the coding sequence TTGCAATCATGTCTGTCAGTGGTGGAACCTGTTTGCTTATTGCCGGGAAGAATCCGCGTCAGTGTGAGCGGGCTCTACCGTAACCCGGTTTTTGCGAAAGAACTGACTCGTCAGTTAAGTCAAACAGCCGGGGTGAAAATTGTCAGTGCCAGTCCTCTAACCGGCCGGACATTAGTTGTTTTTGATGAAAGCGCCATTTCTTTCCCGGCCATCAAACGTGAAATGGAAAAGATAGGTCGATTCTTTATTCCAATTCCGCCGCTGGCCCCGAAACAGCAGTGCGGTCATACGACCCAAGCAGCAGCAATGCCGACCGCAGACCGGGTGAAGAATATCGCCAAGGGGATTTTATCTGTGCCGGTAATCTATGCTGCTGCTACCGGTGGTGTACTGGCAGCTCTTATAGGCAAACGGGCACTCTTAGGTGTTTCGCCGTTGGCCCGGTCGCAAAAGATATTCAATCTTGCTGCGTTGACCACTATTGTGGCGGGATATCCGGTTTTAAAAGACGGACTGTCCCATTTGGCAAAGAAGAAGCAGATTAACTCGGATTTAATTATTTTTCTTGCCACCCTGATCTTGTTAGCTATGCGGGAAAGCCTAACCGGACTGTCAGTGCTTTGGATCGTGCATTTGAGTAATTTATTTCAGTATGTTATGCAAGCCAGGTCACGGGCTTCCATTGAGGCAATCTTGGCAGGAAAACAACAGTCGGCACGGGTATTCGTGAACGGTAAATCACGGCTTATTTCCGCTCAAAACGTAAAAGCAGGTGATGTCGTCGTCGTCCATTCCGGTGAAAGAATTTCTGTTGATGGGCGCGTCAGCGGCGGTAAAGCAACAGTGACTCAGGCCGCGGTTACCGGGGAGTATTATCCTGTCGCCAAACGGGTAGGAGACGACGTTTTTGCCGGGGCGATGGTAGAGGCGGGATCTATTAAAATACAAACTGAAAAAGCCGGTCAAGATACTGCAATTTATGATGTTATACGAATGGTTCAGCGTAGCGGTTCCCTGCGCGCCAGCGGATTATCAGGTGAAGTCTATTCGGCCAAAATCGTACCGTGGACAATTGCTATTGCAGTCGGCATTTTTTTATTAACAAGAGACTTTAATCGCAGCTTGGCCATATTGCTTGCCGGTTGTCCGGCCACAGTGGTATTAGCCAGACAGAGCGCTCTAGGCACTGCCGTTGCCCGTGCTGCCAGACATGGAATATTTGTCAAGGACGCGCGGCATTTAGAAACGGCAGGCTTAGCAGATACGGTACTTTTTGATAAAACCGGCACCTTGACCTCTGCTAAACCGCAAGTAGCTGAACTTGTACCATGTACGAAGACAATGTCGGCCGAAGATCTTTTGATTATGGCCGCCTCCGCTGAGAAAGCTACCAGTCATCCTTTGGCCCGCATGTTGGTTGAAGAGGCAAAAACCCGGAATTTATCATTACGTCCGGCAGATGAGAACCATTTGGTTGTTGGACGGGGAGTTCGCGCCACCATTGACGGCAAAGAAATTTTAGTAGGTAATGAGCAGTTTATGGTGGAAGAAAAAATTGATATGCGCCAAATAAAGGCCCGTGCTGCCCGGATGCGACATTTGGGCAATAGCGTTTTATACGTGGCGGTGGCAAGAAAACTAGCCGGCATTATCAGCATTTCCGATACAATTCGGGCCGAAAGCCGAGAAGCGGTTGAAAATTTAAGGGTAGTCGGAATTGAACAAATCGGTTTGTTGACCGGTGATACTATTCATTCGGCAGAGACAGTGGCAAAGCAATTGGGGCTATCGGAACATTGGAGTGGCATGCTGCCGGAAGATAAGGTAAACCTAGTCAAGGACATGAAGGCTAACGGACACAGAATCATGATGGTTGGTGACGGGGTCAATGATTCCCCGGCTATGGCGGCTGCGGATACCGGAGTGGCGTTAGGAGCAGGCGGTACAGATTGGGCAATTAAATCCGCCGGTATTGTTTTGTCAAGTGACGATCCGCGAAAAATTGCAGAAACAATTCAAATTAGTAATCACACCATGGAAATTATGAGGCAGAACATGTCCTTGGCGGTAGGTCTAAATGTAATCGGTATAGCGCTGGCTGTTTCCCGTTTTATTTCGCCTGTAACTGCCGCTATTTTGCAAAACATCAGTACGGTTGCTGTCATCTGCAATTCTGCCCGACTGCTATCAGGTTCCACCAAGTCATCCTTGGCTGAAGCAAAGGTTTTTCCAATAAAATCCCACTATAGCAGTAGCAAAATTAGCAAAATTAACAATGTCAACAATAGTAACAATAGTAACAATGTCAACAATGTTAACATTGTTACTGAAGATGCAAAAAATAAATCGCGGCGGTTTGAGAGTTCTCCGTCAGGTGCTATGACCACAAAGCAGATAGATTTGCAGCGTTTTGCCAACGACAAACCGGAAATGGCGGTAAGCAAGCATAAAAATAATCTGGTATATTTCCGCTCGAAATGTGATGCTGCTAATTATTTTCCCCTGGTGACCAATCAGGCGCAGGTTCACGACGATCATTGGCACTCTATGCCGTTAGAGTCGGTTTGTGAACGGTTTGAAACCTTACCCCGCATTGGTCTGACCGGAAATGAGAGTTCCCGTCGCCGGCAAATATACGGGACAAACTTGCTGGCGGAAGGGGAGAAAGAAAGTTTTTGGCAGTTATTTAAAAACCAGTTTAAGGATTTTATGGTACAAGTGCTGCTGGGGGCGGTAGGCATTTCCTTCTTCCTGGGTAAGGGTAAAGATGCGCTGCTGACGCTAGCTATCTTAATGGCCAACGCCTGGTTAGGGGCAGCGCAGGAAAAGCAGGCGGAAAAATCAATGGATGCACTGCAAAAAATGACGGCGCCTCAAGCCAGGGTTATAAGGGATGGTTGCATAACCAAAATCAACGCTCAAGATCTTGTCCCGGGAGATATTCTTGTTCTGGAAGCCGGGGACCGAATTCCGGCAGACGCCCGGCTTTTAACAACGATCCATTTTGAAGCGGAAGAAGCATCATTAACAGGTGAAACCGTATCAGCAAAGAAAAACTATAGATTCACAGGTCCGGCGGCATTAACTCTTGGCGATCGCAAAAATATGGTATACATGGGTACAAGTGTGTCTCGCGGCCGGGGAACAGCTGTTGTTGTTGCCACAGGCATGAATACTGAAATGGGTAAAATCGCTTCGTTAATTCAACAGCATAGTAATGAAGCTACTCCGCTTCAACGCCGGCTGGAAGAATTAGGACGATATCTGGTTTACGGCTGCCTGGCCGTTTCCGGTATTGTGTTCATCGCCGGATTAATGAGAGGACTGCCGCTAATACAGATGTTACAGACTGCTGCCAGTTTGGCAGTGGCCGCCATACCCGAAGGGCTTACAGCCATAGTGGTTATTGCCTTGGCTATGGGGGTTAAGCGTATGACCAAAAGGAATATTATTGTTCGCCAACTTTCCTCTATTGAGACATTGGGTTGTGCAAGTGTAATTTGCTCCGACAAGACGGGAACTTTAACTAAGAACGAAATGACAGTTCGCTCCATATATAGCGGCGGGCGGCAATGGCGTATAAGCGGTGAGGGATACGAACCGCAGGGAGAGTTTATTCAAAACGGGCAAACGGTTGATACTAACAGCATCACAGCCGATGAAAGTCTAGCCCGGACTCTCGTTGCCGGGGCTTTATGCAATAATGCGAAACTATGCCAGCAGGTCAAACACTCCCGCATCGTTTCCCTGGATGACCGTCGCGCCGGCGGCTGGAGTATGGCCGGTGATCCCACAGAAGGCGCGTTAGTGGTAGCCGCGGCTAAAGCGGGAATATGGTGCCATGACTTAGAAAAAATGTATAAAAGGGAAAAAGAGATACCATTTGAACCGGAACGGCGGATGATGTCTGTTGTTTGCTCAAAAATGGAAAAATCGGCAGAACTAGAAAAAGAAAGCAAAATATTATATACCAAAGGAGCGCCGGATACAGTGCTTTCGGCTTGTACCCACTACCTCCTGCCAGACGGGGACATTATTCCGCTGGGGGATGAAGAACGGGAAAGAATACTGCGAGCAAATGAGCAAATGACCGGCGAGGCTTTACGTGTACTGGCAACTGCTTTTCGCCCGTTTAGCTCAGATGCGGAGGATAACGTTGAAAACCTGGAACAAGGTTTAGTATTTTGTGGCCTCGTCGGGATGATTGACCCGCCGCGCCCGGAGGTTCTGCCGGCTATCGCCAAATGTCACCGGGCCGGCATTAAGGTCGTTATGATTACCGGTGATCATCCCAATACGGCCAAGGCCATTGCGAAAGAGCTGGGGATTTTTGACTCAGATAACAGGATTGTATTGGGACGCGAAATTGATCAGATGAGTGATGCCGAACTCGCGGCAGTAACCGGCAATGCCACAGTTTTTGCCCGTACATCGCCGCATCATAAATTAAAGATTGTGAAAGCTTTTAAAGATAAGGGATTCGTTGTTGCCATGACCGGTGACGGCGTTAATGACGCGCCGGCGGTAAAAGCGGCCGATATCGGCATTGCCATGGGTATAACCGGAACTGATGTCACCAAGGAAGCTGCAAGTATGACTCTTGCTGATGACAATTTTGCAACAATTGTCAAGGCAATAGAGGAAGGACGTTCCATATACGCCAACATACGTAAATCAATTCGTTACCTTGTAGCCACCAATGTGGGTGAGGTTGTTATGATGTTATTGGCAGTGCTCCTAGGGCTGCCGTTGCCGCTGTTACCCCTTCAGCTTTTATGGATAAATCTTGTAGGCGATGGGTTGCCTGCTGTTGCCCTTGTTAATGATCCGCCGTCTAAAGATATTATGAACCATCCCCCAAGAAGTGCGGATGATAGCGTTTTGGCCGGCGGCCTTGGCAGAAAGGTCCTGACAAGAGGAGTACTCATCGGTGTCGCCAGTTTAGGATTGTATGCGTGGAAGCTTATGAGCAGCGGTAATGTGACCGTTGCCCGCACAATGGTTTTAGCGCAGCTTGCTATCAGTCAGTTCATGCATATATTTGACTGCCGTATGGAAAAACAAGCGGGAAAGGTAGGCCTGTTAAGCAATTTGCCGCTTGTTGCCGCAGTTGCGCTATCCATGGCCATGGTTATCGGGGCTATTCACATTCCTGGACTTCAACCCATTTTCACAACTGTACCGCTTTATTGGACAGAGTGGTTGCTGGCTTTGGGAGTGGCCGCTTTCACATCATTGTTAGACATTGCCGCCGTGAGAATAACGGAAAAAGCTATACCAGATAGTTCCAAACCTATCGTCCCCTGTGTGCCGGCGCCAATGCCATCCGTATAA
- a CDS encoding nucleoside kinase, producing the protein MAAIMNNDIKDLQSTVEMDSRLDFLDLCTETGMKVYQRSLTFLLIVAAQELFPASEVEVTVEHSLSNGLYCELHHGRDITPADVKNLAGRMREIIAENRPIVRKSLSTAEAIELFNAAGQKEKVKLLEQLDRKKVSLYYCGEIYDYFYGTMTPATGYLDVFELKYYQPGIILRFPQKDNPSVLPKFIENPKLFNVFQEAEAWGNILRCGYVANLNEYIMGKRIDEIIRIAEALHEKKVAQIADFVSSHRNEVRVILVAGPSSSGKTTFAQRLNIQLRVNGVWPVPISLDDYFLDRCYTPLDEKGEYDFESIDAIDLELFNDHLTRILAGEEVELPSFNFKTGCREYLGHRIRIDKGQPLIVEGIHGLNERLTSAVPRHCKIKVYISALTQLSIDNHNRIPTTDTRLIRRIVRDSQFRSHDALMTLRLWPGVRRGEERNIFPFQEEADVMFNSALIYELAVLKKYAEPLLNEVTPAYPEYMEAQRLLSFLSYFSSINDDEIPLNSILREFIGKSCFF; encoded by the coding sequence ATGGCTGCTATAATGAATAATGATATCAAGGATCTTCAAAGTACCGTGGAGATGGATTCCCGGCTGGATTTCCTTGATTTGTGTACGGAAACGGGAATGAAGGTATACCAGCGTAGTTTGACCTTTTTACTTATTGTTGCTGCTCAGGAGTTATTTCCCGCCAGTGAAGTTGAAGTAACGGTGGAACATTCTCTTAGCAATGGTTTATATTGCGAGCTTCATCACGGCAGAGACATTACACCCGCCGACGTAAAGAATCTGGCAGGCCGCATGCGGGAAATTATCGCGGAGAACCGTCCGATTGTGAGGAAAAGCCTGTCCACAGCTGAAGCGATAGAGCTGTTTAATGCTGCCGGTCAGAAGGAGAAAGTAAAGCTGTTGGAGCAATTAGACCGGAAGAAAGTAAGCCTATATTATTGCGGCGAGATTTATGACTACTTTTATGGCACAATGACGCCAGCGACAGGGTATTTAGATGTTTTCGAATTAAAATACTATCAACCGGGTATTATTTTGCGTTTTCCCCAAAAGGATAACCCGTCGGTTTTGCCCAAATTCATTGAAAATCCGAAGTTGTTCAATGTTTTTCAGGAGGCTGAAGCGTGGGGAAATATTCTTCGCTGCGGCTATGTGGCAAATTTAAATGAATATATTATGGGCAAAAGAATTGATGAGATCATCAGGATAGCTGAAGCGTTACATGAGAAAAAAGTGGCTCAGATCGCTGATTTCGTCTCCAGCCATCGTAATGAAGTACGGGTAATATTGGTGGCAGGTCCGTCGTCATCCGGCAAAACAACTTTTGCCCAGCGGCTGAATATTCAGCTTCGGGTAAACGGGGTTTGGCCCGTTCCCATATCTCTTGATGACTATTTCCTGGACCGCTGTTATACCCCGCTGGATGAAAAAGGGGAATATGATTTTGAATCTATTGATGCCATCGACTTAGAACTGTTCAATGATCATCTGACACGTATTCTTGCCGGTGAAGAGGTGGAGCTTCCTTCCTTTAATTTTAAGACCGGCTGCCGGGAATACCTTGGTCATCGCATTCGCATCGACAAGGGGCAGCCGTTAATTGTCGAAGGCATTCACGGATTGAATGAGCGGCTTACCAGTGCGGTGCCCAGGCATTGCAAAATTAAAGTCTATATTAGCGCTCTGACTCAATTATCCATCGATAATCATAACCGGATTCCAACTACCGATACCCGCCTGATTCGGCGTATTGTGCGCGACAGCCAGTTCCGTTCCCATGACGCGCTTATGACGCTGAGATTGTGGCCGGGAGTGCGGCGCGGTGAAGAACGCAATATTTTCCCTTTCCAGGAAGAAGCCGACGTGATGTTTAACTCTGCCCTTATTTACGAATTGGCTGTTCTTAAAAAATACGCCGAACCGCTGTTAAACGAAGTAACTCCCGCTTATCCCGAATATATGGAGGCACAACGATTGCTAAGCTTTCTAAGCTATTTCAGTTCTATCAATGACGATGAGATCCCCCTGAATTCCATCCTGCGGGAATTTATCGGTAAATCCTGCTTTTTCTAA
- a CDS encoding pyruvate carboxylase subunit B: MASRNPVKITETVLRDGHQSLTATRMRTSDMLPVVEQLDDMGFFSLEAWGGATFDSCLRFLNEDPWERLRTLKKYIRKTPIQMLLRGQNVLGYNHYADDVVTEFVKRSVANGVGVIRIFDALNDVRNLEVSAQAAKEAGAHVQGAFVYTISPYHDNTSFLKVAKDLVSLGVDSICIKDMAGLLHPYAAYDLVKMLKTEITVPIQLHTHYTSGMASMTYLKAIEAGVDIIDCALSPFSIGSSQPATEALIAALEGTDRDTGIKKEALYPVADHFRTVKKQLAETFKLNTAIDIDTKVLSFQIPGGMLSNLLNQMEEQGMADKFPDVIEEMPKVRAEMGYPPLVTPTSQIVGSMAAFNVMLGRYKVVPREIKDLARGKYGRTPAPIDPEFLKNIIGIGDEDIITCRPADNIPPQMAKLRQELAEKGYPDASAEDVLSYGLFPEVAIKFFENNR, encoded by the coding sequence ATGGCAAGCCGAAATCCAGTTAAAATTACTGAAACAGTTTTACGTGATGGTCATCAATCACTGACCGCTACCAGAATGCGTACTTCCGACATGTTGCCTGTTGTAGAGCAGCTTGACGATATGGGGTTCTTTTCCCTCGAAGCTTGGGGCGGAGCCACCTTTGACAGCTGCCTCCGTTTTTTAAATGAGGACCCTTGGGAACGTCTGCGCACGCTAAAAAAATATATAAGGAAAACTCCCATTCAGATGCTGTTAAGAGGCCAAAATGTATTGGGATACAATCATTACGCCGATGACGTTGTGACGGAGTTTGTTAAACGCTCAGTCGCGAACGGTGTAGGTGTTATACGCATATTCGACGCTTTAAATGACGTCCGTAATCTGGAAGTCTCGGCCCAAGCGGCTAAAGAAGCCGGCGCCCATGTTCAAGGAGCTTTTGTATATACCATTAGCCCTTATCATGATAATACCAGCTTTTTAAAAGTAGCAAAGGATCTGGTAAGCCTCGGTGTCGATTCCATTTGTATTAAGGACATGGCAGGACTTTTGCATCCCTATGCCGCCTACGATTTGGTCAAAATGTTAAAGACTGAAATCACCGTACCCATTCAACTCCACACTCACTACACCAGCGGTATGGCATCCATGACTTATTTGAAGGCCATTGAGGCAGGTGTAGACATTATCGACTGTGCTCTATCGCCTTTTTCCATCGGATCATCCCAGCCTGCGACCGAAGCCTTGATTGCTGCCCTGGAAGGTACCGACAGAGATACAGGAATTAAAAAAGAAGCGCTCTACCCTGTTGCTGATCATTTCCGTACAGTAAAAAAGCAATTAGCCGAAACATTTAAACTAAACACTGCTATTGACATCGATACTAAAGTTCTCTCTTTTCAAATTCCCGGCGGCATGCTTTCTAACCTCCTTAACCAAATGGAAGAGCAGGGAATGGCCGACAAATTCCCTGACGTGATCGAGGAAATGCCTAAAGTCCGGGCTGAAATGGGTTATCCGCCGCTTGTTACTCCCACCAGCCAGATCGTCGGCTCGATGGCAGCTTTTAATGTCATGCTGGGCCGTTACAAGGTAGTCCCCCGGGAAATCAAAGACTTGGCTCGCGGTAAATACGGACGTACACCGGCGCCAATTGATCCGGAATTCCTAAAGAACATCATTGGCATTGGCGATGAAGACATTATTACCTGTCGACCGGCAGACAATATTCCGCCGCAAATGGCGAAACTGCGCCAGGAACTGGCTGAAAAAGGCTATCCTGACGCTTCGGCGGAAGATGTGCTTTCTTACGGATTATTTCCGGAAGTCGCCATCAAATTCTTTGAAAACAACCGCTAA